From Electrophorus electricus isolate fEleEle1 chromosome 8, fEleEle1.pri, whole genome shotgun sequence, the proteins below share one genomic window:
- the tbc1d7 gene encoding TBC1 domain family member 7 — protein sequence MSEDPQRNFRSAYYEKMGFRGVEEKKSLEILLKDNPLDVEKLSTFSQRFPLPSMYRIHVWKILLGILPPHSDSHSLVARYRQEQYMDMREALLAMRFVHKATPNTELYLRMYQLENQQLSRRSELKQPGEEDEHFLAVAKAMGEIADDPVDCYWLIRCFVSQFNHKFGDTIPHLPKSLEHFLSQEDSRLLAHLKASGSLAVLPYTLWFRRCFAGCLPESSLLRVWDKVISGSCKILVFVAVEILLSYKIMLLGMSRPEAVENFLSNIPQENTDAIVTKAIDLWHKHCGTPMHPI from the exons ATGTCAGAGGATCCTCAGAGGAACTTCAGGTCAGCTTATTATGAAAAAATGGGCTTCAGGGGTGTGGAGGAGAAGAAATCACTCGAGATTCTCTTGAAGGACAATCCTCTCG ATGTGGAGAAGTTGAGTACATTCAGTCAGAGGTTTCCATTACCCTCCATGTACAGGATCCATGTATGGAAAATCCTTCTTG GTATTCTTCCTCCACACAGTGACTCGCACTCACTGGTGGCACGTTACCGACAAGAGCAGTATATGGACATGAGGGAGGCCCTTCTGGCCATGCGCTTTGTACACAAGGCTACGCCCAACACAGAGCTCTACTTGCGCATGTACCAGCTGGAAAACCAGCAACTGTCCCGCCGCTCAGAGCTTAAGCAGCCT GGTGAAGAGGATGAACATTTTTTGGCTGTTGCCAAGGCGATGGGGGAGATTGCTGATGACCCAGTGGATTGTTACTGGCTGATTAGGTGCTTTGTCAGCCAGTTCAACCACAAGTTTGGTGACACTATACCTCATCTG CCCAAGAGTCTGGAGCATTTCCTCTCCCAGGAGGACAGTCGTCTGCTGGCACATCTGAAAGCTTCAGGCAGCCTGGCCGTGCTGCCTTACACTCTTTGGTTCAGGCGTTGCTTCGCTGGTTGCCTTCCAGAGTCCAGTCTTCTGAG AGTATGGGACAAGGTGATAAGTGGCTCCTGTAAAATCCTGGTGTTTGTGGCTGTGGAGATTCTGCTGAGCTACAAGATCATGCTCCTGGGAATGAGTCGACCAGAAGCAGTTGAAAACTTCCTAAGCAAT ATCCCTCAGGAGAACACTGACGCCATAGTGACCAAAGCCATAGACCTATGGCACAAGCACTGTGGGACCCCCATGCACCCCATTTAA
- the phactr1 gene encoding phosphatase and actin regulator 1 isoform X2, with protein sequence MAAAPEDGVDRRPIRRARSKSDTPYLNEARLSYTQQTVEGAERLAAMRSDSLVPGTHTPPIRRRSKLASLGRLFKPWKWRKKKSDKFKQTSAVLERKMSTRQSREELIKRGVLKEVNEKEEVAVETGHMCVSELDRLMVISTVSETQENNATGTAPEPQLSGETEVCLTGYTPKPAPATPPVKPVPLPSDGVDVPHTKPAVLKQPPALPPKPYSRIPNHLTDTIGKLSPPLPPKKVMICEPGPSLQLKCSQPMSTHGHPHSLAHPLAHSLAHPHPLQYATLPLSLHPPSRIIEELNKTLALTMQRLESSVLQVVPSVLIESEDEKENRDMPNQASPTVHALTTQPPSLLTPSAHMYSLHTRNEDDEEEEDDDDSLFTSTLAMRILRKDSLAIKLSNRPSKRELEDKNILPMMTDQERLESRQQIGTKLTRRLSQRPTVEELEQRNILKPRNEQEELEEKRELKKRLSRKLSQRPTVEELREAKILIRFSDYVEVAEAQDYDRRADKPWTRLTAADKAAIRKELNEFKSTEMEVHESSRHLTRFHRP encoded by the exons ATGGCGGCGGCTCCCGAGGACGGTGTGGACCGCCGGCCCATCAGAAGAGCGCGATCTAAGAGCGACACCCCCTACCTCAACGAGGCGAGACTCTCGTACACCCAGCAGACAG TGGAGGGGGCAGAGCGACTGGCTGCAATGCGCTCTGATTCGCTGGTGCCGGGCACCCACACTCCACCCATTCGGAGGCGGAGTAAGCTAGCGAGCCTAGGGAGGCTCTTCAAGCCAtggaaatggaggaaaaaaaagagtgacAAGTTTAAACAGACATCTGCAG TCCTGGAGAGGAAGATGTCCACAcggcagagcagagaggagctaATAAAGAGAGGAGTTTTGAAGGAGGTTAATGAGAAGg AGGAGGTAGCAGTAGAAACCggccatatgtgtgtgtctgagctggaCAGACTGATGGTCATTAGTACTGTATCTGAGACCCAAGAGAACAATGCAACTGGAACAG CTCCAGAACCTCAGTTGTCAGGGGAAACGGAGGTGTGCCTAACTGGCTACACCCCCAAGCCCGCTCCAGCCACGCCTCCAGTGAAACCTGTACCTTTGCCAAGTGATGGTGTGGATGTGCCACACACGAAACCAGCAGTGCTGAAGCAGCCTCCTGCCTTACCTCCCAAACCCTACAGCAGAATACCTAACCATttaacag aCACAATAGGAAAACTCTCTCCGCCTCTCCCTCCAAAAAAAGTGATGATCTGTGAGCCGGGGCCCTCCCTGCAGCTCAAGTGCTCACAGCCCATGAGCACACATGGGCACCCGCACTCTCTTGCACACCCGCTTGCACATTCCcttgcacacccacaccctctgCAGTACGCCACGCTCCCCCTTTCCCTCCACCCCCCCAGCCGCATCATTGAGGAGCTCAACAAAACTCTCGCGCTCACCATGCAAAGACTGGAGAG TTCGGTGCTGCAGGTTGTGCCCTCTGTGCTGATCGAGAGTGAGGACGAGAAAGAGAACCGGGACATGCCGAACCAAGCTTCGCCCACCGTGCATGCTCTCACCACACAGCCGCCCAGCCTCCTCACACCCAGTGCACACATGTACAGCTTGCACACACGCAAtgaagatgatgaggaggaagaagatgatgaCGACTCTTTGTTTACAA GCACCTTGGCTATGAGGATCCTGAGGAAAGATTCACTGGCAATAAAACTGAGCAACCGGCCATCCAAAAGAGAGCTGGAGGATAAGAATATCTTGCCCATGATGACTGACCAGGAGAGACTGGAGTCCAGGCAGCAGATTGGCACAAAACTAACACG GAGACTAAGTCAGAGACCAACAGtagaggagctggagcagcgGAATATTCTGAAAC CTCGTAACGAGCAGGAAGAGCTTGAAGAGAAGCGCGAGCTAAAGAAGCGATTGTCCCGAAAG CTGAGCCAGAGGCCTACAGTGGAAGAGTTAAGGGAAGCCAAGATCCTCATTCGGTTCAGTGACTATGTGGAGGTGGCTGAAGCTCAGGACTATGACCGGCGGGCTGACAAACCCTGGACACGCCTCACGGCTGCAGACAAG GCTGCCATCAGGAAAGAGCTCAATGAGTTCAAAAGCACAGAGATGGAGGTGCACGAGTCGAGTCGACATCTAACCAG GTTTCACCGACCATAG
- the phactr1 gene encoding phosphatase and actin regulator 1 isoform X1, with product MAGPAYIATHGTWLVYRAREEPSSTCMPAEKPHKRRAFGLGKVRQPAAPHNNNTPFMISGHIKHICSNCSRGNDLRDVEGAERLAAMRSDSLVPGTHTPPIRRRSKLASLGRLFKPWKWRKKKSDKFKQTSAVLERKMSTRQSREELIKRGVLKEVNEKEEVAVETGHMCVSELDRLMVISTVSETQENNATGTAPEPQLSGETEVCLTGYTPKPAPATPPVKPVPLPSDGVDVPHTKPAVLKQPPALPPKPYSRIPNHLTDTIGKLSPPLPPKKVMICEPGPSLQLKCSQPMSTHGHPHSLAHPLAHSLAHPHPLQYATLPLSLHPPSRIIEELNKTLALTMQRLESSVLQVVPSVLIESEDEKENRDMPNQASPTVHALTTQPPSLLTPSAHMYSLHTRNEDDEEEEDDDDSLFTSTLAMRILRKDSLAIKLSNRPSKRELEDKNILPMMTDQERLESRQQIGTKLTRRLSQRPTVEELEQRNILKPRNEQEELEEKRELKKRLSRKLSQRPTVEELREAKILIRFSDYVEVAEAQDYDRRADKPWTRLTAADKAAIRKELNEFKSTEMEVHESSRHLTRFHRP from the exons ATGGCGGGTCCCGCGTACATCGCTACGCACGGTACATGGTTGGTATATCGCGCTAGAGAGGAGCCATCTTCTACATGCATGCCAGCTGAGAAGCCGCATAAACGGAGAGCATTCGGTCTGGGCAAAGTGCGGCAACCAGCAGCTCCGCACAACAATAACACGCCTTTCATGATTTCGGGACATATCAAACACATCTGCAGCAACTGCAGCCGCGGAAACGATCTGCGAGACG TGGAGGGGGCAGAGCGACTGGCTGCAATGCGCTCTGATTCGCTGGTGCCGGGCACCCACACTCCACCCATTCGGAGGCGGAGTAAGCTAGCGAGCCTAGGGAGGCTCTTCAAGCCAtggaaatggaggaaaaaaaagagtgacAAGTTTAAACAGACATCTGCAG TCCTGGAGAGGAAGATGTCCACAcggcagagcagagaggagctaATAAAGAGAGGAGTTTTGAAGGAGGTTAATGAGAAGg AGGAGGTAGCAGTAGAAACCggccatatgtgtgtgtctgagctggaCAGACTGATGGTCATTAGTACTGTATCTGAGACCCAAGAGAACAATGCAACTGGAACAG CTCCAGAACCTCAGTTGTCAGGGGAAACGGAGGTGTGCCTAACTGGCTACACCCCCAAGCCCGCTCCAGCCACGCCTCCAGTGAAACCTGTACCTTTGCCAAGTGATGGTGTGGATGTGCCACACACGAAACCAGCAGTGCTGAAGCAGCCTCCTGCCTTACCTCCCAAACCCTACAGCAGAATACCTAACCATttaacag aCACAATAGGAAAACTCTCTCCGCCTCTCCCTCCAAAAAAAGTGATGATCTGTGAGCCGGGGCCCTCCCTGCAGCTCAAGTGCTCACAGCCCATGAGCACACATGGGCACCCGCACTCTCTTGCACACCCGCTTGCACATTCCcttgcacacccacaccctctgCAGTACGCCACGCTCCCCCTTTCCCTCCACCCCCCCAGCCGCATCATTGAGGAGCTCAACAAAACTCTCGCGCTCACCATGCAAAGACTGGAGAG TTCGGTGCTGCAGGTTGTGCCCTCTGTGCTGATCGAGAGTGAGGACGAGAAAGAGAACCGGGACATGCCGAACCAAGCTTCGCCCACCGTGCATGCTCTCACCACACAGCCGCCCAGCCTCCTCACACCCAGTGCACACATGTACAGCTTGCACACACGCAAtgaagatgatgaggaggaagaagatgatgaCGACTCTTTGTTTACAA GCACCTTGGCTATGAGGATCCTGAGGAAAGATTCACTGGCAATAAAACTGAGCAACCGGCCATCCAAAAGAGAGCTGGAGGATAAGAATATCTTGCCCATGATGACTGACCAGGAGAGACTGGAGTCCAGGCAGCAGATTGGCACAAAACTAACACG GAGACTAAGTCAGAGACCAACAGtagaggagctggagcagcgGAATATTCTGAAAC CTCGTAACGAGCAGGAAGAGCTTGAAGAGAAGCGCGAGCTAAAGAAGCGATTGTCCCGAAAG CTGAGCCAGAGGCCTACAGTGGAAGAGTTAAGGGAAGCCAAGATCCTCATTCGGTTCAGTGACTATGTGGAGGTGGCTGAAGCTCAGGACTATGACCGGCGGGCTGACAAACCCTGGACACGCCTCACGGCTGCAGACAAG GCTGCCATCAGGAAAGAGCTCAATGAGTTCAAAAGCACAGAGATGGAGGTGCACGAGTCGAGTCGACATCTAACCAG GTTTCACCGACCATAG